In a genomic window of Feifania hominis:
- a CDS encoding FGGY-family carbohydrate kinase has translation MKASYYMGIDIGSYESKGVIIDSECNIVATHVEKHVMDNPAPNQFEHDAEKVWWHDFCAISNALLEKTGIPNTSICGIGGSALGADCLPVDENCTPLRPAMLYGIDARADREIAWLEEHYGSRAKELFPSPLCSSDIMPKILWLKNNEPDIYRRAHKFITGSTYLTAKLTGRYYIDKLLALSSFRPAYRADGTIDEAECALFCRPDQLAECVPTAYVVGCVTPEAARQTGLAEGTPVITGTDDAAAEAVSTGVVANGDLMLMFGSSCFMYYCVDRLVRDERIWSSEYVVPGTYSISAGTNTAGTLTRWFRDNIFWEVMAEQERTGVNAYDLMLEGIDDIPAGSEGLITLPYLAGERTPINDPAARGMIFGLTLNHTRRHLYRSALEGVGYSINQHFEIFAENHVELKNVYAVGGGTKNRPWMQIIADITGKTIQTGAVTIGASYGDAMMAALATGRFQSFDELRTHLKPGVTFVPNMANHESYRQYQQIYNALYPATRELMHRLR, from the coding sequence ATGAAAGCTTCCTACTATATGGGAATCGACATTGGTTCCTATGAGAGCAAGGGCGTCATCATTGACAGTGAGTGCAACATCGTGGCCACTCATGTGGAAAAGCATGTCATGGACAACCCCGCGCCAAACCAGTTTGAGCACGACGCCGAGAAAGTCTGGTGGCATGACTTCTGCGCCATTTCAAACGCGCTTCTTGAGAAAACCGGTATACCGAACACCTCCATCTGCGGCATCGGCGGCAGCGCGCTCGGCGCCGACTGCCTGCCTGTTGATGAGAACTGCACTCCCCTGCGGCCCGCCATGCTCTATGGAATCGACGCCCGCGCCGATCGGGAGATCGCCTGGCTGGAGGAGCACTATGGCTCTCGCGCAAAAGAGCTCTTTCCCTCTCCGCTGTGCTCCTCGGACATCATGCCCAAGATACTCTGGCTGAAAAACAACGAGCCCGACATCTATCGCCGAGCACACAAGTTCATCACCGGCTCCACCTATCTGACAGCCAAGCTGACTGGCAGATATTACATTGACAAGCTCTTGGCCTTGTCATCCTTTCGACCCGCCTATCGGGCCGACGGCACCATCGACGAGGCTGAGTGCGCGCTCTTCTGTCGGCCCGATCAGCTCGCCGAGTGCGTCCCCACAGCATACGTTGTGGGCTGCGTGACGCCGGAGGCCGCCCGCCAGACCGGACTTGCCGAGGGCACACCGGTCATCACCGGAACGGACGACGCGGCAGCCGAGGCTGTCTCCACGGGAGTCGTCGCAAACGGCGATCTGATGCTGATGTTCGGCTCCTCCTGCTTCATGTACTACTGTGTCGACCGCCTCGTTCGCGACGAGCGCATCTGGTCGAGCGAGTATGTCGTGCCCGGCACCTACAGCATCTCGGCAGGTACGAACACGGCCGGTACGCTCACCCGCTGGTTTCGCGACAACATCTTTTGGGAGGTCATGGCCGAGCAAGAACGTACAGGGGTCAATGCCTACGATCTCATGCTCGAGGGAATCGACGATATTCCGGCCGGCTCCGAGGGGCTGATCACGCTTCCCTACCTTGCCGGCGAGCGAACCCCGATCAACGACCCCGCGGCGCGCGGTATGATCTTCGGCCTTACGCTCAACCACACCCGCAGACACCTCTACCGCTCTGCTCTCGAGGGAGTCGGCTACAGCATCAACCAGCACTTTGAAATTTTTGCAGAAAACCATGTCGAGCTGAAAAACGTCTATGCCGTCGGCGGCGGTACCAAGAACCGTCCCTGGATGCAGATCATTGCCGACATCACCGGCAAGACCATACAGACCGGCGCCGTGACTATCGGCGCCTCCTACGGCGACGCCATGATGGCCGCTCTCGCAACCGGCCGTTTCCAGAGCTTTGATGAGTTGAGAACCCATCTCAAGCCCGGCGTCACATTTGTGCCGAATATGGCAAACCACGAGAGCTACCGGCAGTATCAGCAAATTTACAATGCGCTGTATCCCGCCACCAGGGAACTGATGCACCGGCTTCGCTGA
- a CDS encoding BtpA/SgcQ family protein produces the protein MKSWLKDLFHVEKPVIALLHIREMPGDFYFDDSTMSMREVIDTARRDLIALQDGGVDGILFSNEYSFPYQMGVGKTDYVTSQCMARVIGELMRDIRVPYGVNVIEDGLATVELARAVDASFVRCNFTGCYVGELGLINTDIARVKRRKKELGIAGLHMLYNVNPEFSVWVGDRDVRDVVKSMVFNCDPDGLCVSGQCAGFEASSDLIRAIKDLAPETPVFANNGCRRENIAEKLSVADSACVGTAFKYDGVFRNTVDVNRVRDFMEVVREYRKTL, from the coding sequence ATGAAGTCCTGGCTCAAAGACCTGTTCCATGTGGAAAAACCGGTCATTGCACTGCTCCACATCCGGGAGATGCCCGGCGATTTTTACTTTGACGACAGCACCATGTCGATGAGAGAAGTCATTGACACCGCCCGCCGTGACCTCATTGCTCTGCAGGACGGCGGCGTCGACGGCATTCTCTTCTCGAATGAGTACTCTTTCCCCTACCAGATGGGCGTTGGAAAAACGGACTACGTCACCTCCCAGTGCATGGCCCGTGTCATCGGCGAACTGATGCGCGACATCCGTGTCCCCTACGGCGTCAATGTCATCGAGGATGGCCTCGCGACTGTCGAGCTTGCCCGCGCAGTGGACGCGAGCTTTGTGCGCTGCAACTTCACCGGCTGCTATGTCGGCGAACTCGGTCTGATCAACACCGACATCGCACGGGTCAAACGCCGCAAAAAGGAGCTTGGCATCGCCGGTCTCCACATGCTCTACAATGTCAATCCCGAGTTCTCCGTCTGGGTGGGGGATCGCGACGTGCGCGACGTCGTCAAGTCCATGGTCTTCAACTGTGACCCCGACGGGCTGTGTGTCTCAGGTCAGTGCGCCGGCTTTGAGGCGAGCTCCGACCTGATTCGTGCCATCAAGGATCTCGCTCCCGAGACGCCGGTGTTCGCAAACAATGGCTGCCGGCGCGAAAACATTGCCGAAAAACTCTCGGTTGCCGACTCCGCCTGTGTCGGCACGGCTTTCAAATACGACGGTGTATTTCGCAACACCGTGGACGTCAACCGCGTGCGCGACTTCATGGAGGTCGTCAGAGAGTACCGCAAGACACTCTAA
- a CDS encoding BtpA/SgcQ family protein, with product MKTWLKDLFHVEKPIIALLHIREIPGDFNYDDSTMSMEKVIEIARQELHALQDGGVDGILFSNEYSFPYQGHTDYVTSQCMARLIGELMSEIKIPYGVNVISDNRAVIDLAKATDASFVRGTFTGAFVGEGGFSDHDVAATYRRKKELGIKNLPIMMNCNPESAVWLNDRDIYDVVKSMIFNCDPEGLCVSGQHAGFAANNDLLKAVKSVAGEVPVFANTGCNKDNIVEKMQIADAACVGTAFKKDGKFYNTVDGKRVKEFMDTLKEYRKTL from the coding sequence ATGAAAACCTGGCTCAAAGACCTGTTCCACGTGGAGAAACCGATCATCGCTCTGCTGCACATCCGTGAGATCCCCGGCGACTTCAACTACGATGACAGCACCATGTCGATGGAGAAAGTCATCGAGATCGCCCGTCAGGAGCTGCACGCTCTGCAGGACGGCGGCGTCGACGGCATTCTCTTCTCCAACGAGTACAGCTTTCCCTACCAGGGCCACACCGACTATGTCACCTCTCAGTGCATGGCCCGCCTGATCGGCGAGCTGATGAGCGAGATTAAAATCCCCTACGGCGTCAACGTCATCTCTGACAACCGCGCCGTCATCGATCTGGCCAAGGCGACCGACGCGAGCTTTGTGCGCGGCACATTCACCGGCGCGTTCGTCGGCGAGGGCGGCTTCTCCGACCACGATGTCGCCGCCACCTATCGCCGCAAGAAAGAGCTCGGCATCAAGAATCTGCCGATCATGATGAACTGCAACCCCGAGTCGGCTGTCTGGCTCAACGACCGCGACATCTATGATGTCGTCAAATCCATGATCTTCAACTGCGATCCCGAGGGCCTTTGTGTCTCCGGTCAGCATGCCGGTTTTGCCGCCAACAACGATCTGCTCAAGGCGGTCAAATCCGTTGCGGGTGAGGTTCCGGTCTTCGCGAACACCGGCTGCAACAAGGACAACATTGTCGAGAAGATGCAGATTGCTGACGCCGCCTGTGTCGGCACCGCGTTTAAGAAAGACGGCAAGTTCTACAACACCGTCGACGGCAAGCGCGTCAAGGAGTTCATGGATACTCTCAAGGAGTACCGCAAGACTCTGTAA
- a CDS encoding FGGY-family carbohydrate kinase, translated as MKKYFMGIDIGTQESKGVIIDENCELIAKFATKHGLSNPKPRYYEHDAEKIWWNDLCIISKELLKMTGIPNTQIAGFGASCLGSDCLPVDENCTPLRPAILYGIDTRATEEVKEITAHFGEKRIIEIFGRPMTAGDQIARVLWIKKNEPEVYNRTYKFITGSTFLTAKLTGKFFIDAYLSKAYHPIYTAEEIGEPDFLSMICRRDQVADIREANEVVGTVTAKAAAETGLAEGTPVITGMDDAVAESVSTGVIVPGKSTIMLGTSCCLYACTDKPFQDPQNRFPCIRYVVPGTYSFSGATNNAGGMSTWLRDKLYPETIQKQQETGKNAFDIMLEGLDDIPAGSDGLIALPYFSGERTPLNDPLARGVLFGLTLNHTRDHIHKAILEGVSMGIAVHYDIMEEIGVDVEEIRVVGGGTKNPIWLQILADCIGKPVHTAKVTIGASYGDAITAALATGVYKDYADLYRVIKPGKTIEPIPANVAKYNEIKPIFHELYAKTKDLMHKLS; from the coding sequence ATGAAAAAGTACTTTATGGGCATTGACATCGGCACCCAGGAGAGTAAGGGCGTCATCATTGACGAGAACTGCGAGCTCATCGCAAAATTTGCCACCAAGCACGGGCTTTCCAATCCGAAGCCGCGCTACTATGAACACGACGCCGAGAAGATCTGGTGGAACGATCTGTGTATCATTTCCAAAGAACTTCTGAAGATGACGGGCATTCCCAATACGCAGATTGCCGGCTTCGGTGCGAGCTGCCTCGGCTCCGACTGCCTGCCGGTCGACGAGAACTGCACACCGCTGCGTCCCGCCATTCTCTACGGCATCGACACCCGCGCGACCGAGGAGGTCAAGGAGATCACCGCCCACTTTGGCGAAAAGCGCATCATCGAGATCTTCGGCCGCCCGATGACAGCCGGTGACCAGATCGCGCGCGTGCTGTGGATCAAGAAAAACGAGCCCGAAGTCTACAACAGGACTTATAAATTCATCACCGGTTCGACTTTTCTGACAGCCAAGCTCACCGGTAAGTTCTTCATTGACGCCTATCTCTCAAAGGCCTACCACCCCATCTACACGGCCGAAGAGATCGGCGAGCCCGACTTTTTGAGCATGATCTGCCGGCGCGATCAGGTCGCCGACATCCGCGAGGCGAACGAAGTGGTCGGCACCGTCACCGCGAAAGCTGCCGCCGAGACCGGTCTTGCCGAAGGCACTCCGGTCATCACCGGCATGGACGATGCGGTGGCCGAGTCGGTCTCCACCGGCGTCATTGTGCCCGGCAAGTCGACCATCATGCTCGGCACCTCCTGCTGTCTCTACGCCTGCACCGACAAGCCGTTCCAGGATCCCCAGAACCGCTTCCCCTGCATCCGCTATGTCGTGCCGGGCACCTACTCTTTCTCGGGCGCGACCAACAACGCCGGCGGCATGTCGACCTGGCTGCGTGACAAGCTCTATCCCGAGACCATCCAAAAGCAGCAGGAGACCGGCAAGAATGCCTTTGATATCATGCTCGAGGGGCTCGACGACATTCCCGCGGGCTCTGACGGGCTCATTGCCCTGCCCTACTTCTCCGGCGAGCGCACTCCCCTCAATGACCCGCTTGCGCGCGGCGTACTCTTCGGCCTGACGCTCAATCACACCCGTGATCACATTCACAAGGCCATTTTGGAGGGCGTCTCCATGGGAATTGCCGTCCACTACGACATCATGGAGGAAATCGGCGTCGACGTCGAGGAGATCCGTGTGGTCGGCGGCGGCACGAAGAATCCCATCTGGCTGCAGATTCTCGCCGACTGCATCGGCAAGCCGGTTCACACGGCAAAGGTGACCATCGGCGCCTCTTACGGTGACGCCATCACCGCTGCGCTCGCCACCGGTGTCTATAAAGATTATGCCGATCTCTACCGCGTCATCAAGCCCGGCAAGACCATCGAGCCGATTCCCGCCAATGTCGCGAAGTACAATGAGATCAAGCCCATCTTTCATGAACTTTACGCAAAAACCAAAGACCTCATGCACAAGCTTTCGTGA
- a CDS encoding BtpA/SgcQ family protein gives MSWLKEMFGVEKPIIALMHVRALPGEPRYKTDVGDMKEIVKIARNDLHALQAGGVDGILFSNEFGMPYLQKAETSSVACMSRIVGELMSEIKVPYGANIIADPYAALDFAVAIDASFIRGQITGTYASDGMGLVSRNVGETARHKMALGLKDLKMFYSLTPEGAVYLGKRDLASIAKSTVFNCKADAVCVSGACAGGETDKDKLAIVKEAVGPDVPVMNNTGLRYNNVETHLAIADGAFVGTAFKVDGKFENYVDPKEVEKLMNKVRAFRETL, from the coding sequence ATGTCATGGTTGAAAGAAATGTTTGGTGTTGAGAAACCCATTATCGCTCTGATGCATGTCCGCGCTCTTCCCGGCGAACCGCGCTACAAGACGGACGTGGGCGACATGAAAGAAATTGTCAAAATTGCCAGAAACGATCTTCACGCTCTTCAGGCTGGCGGCGTTGACGGCATCCTGTTCTCCAATGAGTTTGGTATGCCCTATCTGCAGAAGGCCGAGACCTCCTCTGTCGCCTGCATGAGCCGCATCGTCGGCGAGCTGATGAGCGAGATCAAAGTGCCCTACGGCGCCAACATCATCGCCGATCCCTATGCCGCGCTCGACTTCGCCGTTGCGATCGACGCGAGCTTCATCCGCGGCCAGATCACCGGTACTTACGCCTCCGACGGTATGGGCCTTGTCTCGCGCAACGTCGGTGAGACCGCCCGCCACAAGATGGCTCTGGGCCTGAAAGACCTCAAGATGTTCTACAGCCTGACTCCCGAGGGCGCTGTCTATCTCGGCAAGCGCGACCTCGCTTCCATCGCGAAATCCACCGTCTTCAACTGCAAGGCCGACGCGGTCTGCGTCTCCGGCGCCTGCGCGGGCGGCGAGACCGACAAGGACAAACTGGCCATTGTCAAAGAGGCTGTCGGCCCTGATGTCCCGGTCATGAACAACACCGGTCTTCGCTACAACAACGTTGAGACCCATCTCGCCATTGCGGACGGCGCGTTCGTCGGCACCGCTTTCAAGGTTGACGGCAAGTTTGAGAACTACGTCGATCCCAAAGAGGTTGAGAAGCTGATGAACAAGGTCCGCGCTTTCCGCGAGACTCTTTAA
- a CDS encoding FGGY-family carbohydrate kinase → MKLSGILMGIDIGSSGSKGVLTDCGGRVIATAEVSHSMSNPAPGCFEHDAMQVWWHDFCLLSRELIESAGIRNTEILGVGCSTISADCLPVDRELNPLRPAILYGIDTRAQRECEELNSRFGEERLISLMGHTLCSSDIMPKILWVRRHEPEVFEKTYKFLTGPSFLVAKLTGRCVMDRYNALAAYRPMLDENGEPDPAFAHIVCRPDQLAQVLPTTEVVGGVSAEAARETGLAEGTPVTTGTGDAGAEAIGTGVLTPGDMMLMLGSSNFMILCSDRKVADSRLWISEYILPGTSAVSAGMATAGTLTRWFRDTLFSDYVRLEQTGGPSAYERMYQAAGAIPAGSDGLVMLPYFAGERTPINDPKARGVLFGLTLGHTREHLYRACLESVGYGIAQHFDIMRSLGAPIERVLAIGGGTRNPLWLSIIADITGETLQTAQVTVGAAYGDALLAGLGVGVFGSPRELKAIIAPGITVAPDPGRHAEYKPYRELYDELYPATRELMHRL, encoded by the coding sequence ATGAAATTGAGCGGAATCCTCATGGGGATCGACATCGGCTCCTCCGGGAGCAAGGGCGTTCTCACAGACTGCGGCGGCAGAGTAATTGCCACAGCCGAGGTCTCCCACTCCATGTCAAATCCCGCACCCGGCTGTTTCGAGCACGATGCCATGCAGGTCTGGTGGCACGACTTCTGTCTGCTCTCCCGCGAGCTCATCGAGAGCGCCGGCATCCGCAACACCGAGATACTCGGCGTCGGCTGTAGCACCATCAGCGCCGACTGTCTGCCGGTGGACCGCGAGCTCAATCCACTGCGTCCTGCGATTCTCTACGGAATCGACACGAGAGCGCAGCGCGAGTGTGAAGAGCTCAACAGCCGGTTTGGCGAAGAGCGACTGATCTCTTTGATGGGCCACACCCTGTGTTCCTCGGATATCATGCCGAAGATTCTCTGGGTGAGGCGGCATGAGCCAGAAGTCTTTGAGAAAACTTACAAGTTTCTCACCGGCCCCTCGTTTCTGGTGGCCAAGCTCACCGGCCGCTGTGTGATGGACCGTTACAACGCGCTCGCCGCCTACCGTCCCATGCTGGACGAAAACGGGGAACCCGACCCTGCGTTTGCACACATTGTCTGCCGCCCCGATCAGTTGGCGCAGGTGCTCCCCACCACAGAGGTTGTGGGTGGCGTCAGCGCCGAAGCTGCCCGCGAAACCGGGCTCGCCGAGGGAACGCCCGTGACCACCGGCACCGGCGACGCCGGGGCCGAGGCGATCGGAACCGGCGTTCTGACGCCGGGCGACATGATGCTCATGCTCGGCTCCTCGAACTTCATGATACTCTGCTCCGATCGAAAAGTGGCCGATTCCCGGCTCTGGATCAGCGAGTATATCCTGCCCGGCACAAGCGCCGTATCGGCTGGCATGGCAACCGCCGGAACTCTGACCAGATGGTTTCGGGACACGCTCTTTTCGGACTATGTCCGCCTTGAGCAGACGGGCGGCCCAAGTGCCTACGAGAGGATGTACCAGGCGGCCGGCGCGATCCCCGCGGGCAGTGACGGACTCGTGATGCTCCCCTACTTTGCAGGCGAGCGAACGCCCATCAATGACCCGAAAGCGCGAGGCGTACTCTTCGGCCTCACACTGGGCCACACACGAGAGCATCTCTACCGCGCCTGCCTCGAGAGCGTCGGCTACGGCATTGCGCAGCACTTCGACATCATGCGCTCACTCGGCGCACCCATCGAACGGGTGCTCGCCATTGGCGGCGGAACGCGCAATCCGCTCTGGCTTTCCATCATTGCGGACATCACCGGCGAGACGCTGCAGACCGCTCAGGTCACGGTGGGCGCCGCCTATGGCGACGCGCTGCTGGCCGGTCTCGGCGTTGGCGTCTTCGGCAGTCCCCGGGAACTCAAAGCCATCATCGCCCCCGGTATCACTGTGGCGCCGGACCCCGGCCGCCACGCTGAATACAAACCCTACCGTGAGCTCTACGACGAGCTCTATCCCGCGACGCGGGAACTGATGCACCGGCTCTGA